The Glycine max cultivar Williams 82 chromosome 12, Glycine_max_v4.0, whole genome shotgun sequence genome window below encodes:
- the LOC100793220 gene encoding fasciclin-like arabinogalactan precursor, with the protein MKQATLFFFSLFLLLSSTTMAISPAPAAAPKATAKTPPTPKATAPSPKPLVPTIPQSPDSPDSVPDDITRILKKAKMFSVLIRLLKTTEIMNNINSQLITAKSGGITILAPDDSAFSNLKAGFLNSLNEGQKIELVQFHILPEFVSSSNFDSLSNPVQTVAGKDPARLPLNVNALGNSVNISTGVVNATVLGVVYSDNKLGIYHVDKVLLPLDFFITNKAPASAPSTLAKSPKAAKDNSSEDDQEETNQHQNKSGAVSVVSIGGATLMSLAIALVATMLS; encoded by the coding sequence ATGAAGCAAGcaactcttttcttcttctcactcTTCCTACTCCTTTCCTCCACCACCATGGCCATTTCACCAGCACCTGCAGCAGCACCAAAAGCCACAGCAAAAACTCCTCCTACCCCAAAGGCAACAGCACCATCACCAAAACCATTAGTTCCCACAATACCTCAGTCTCCAGACTCTCCTGACTCGGTCCCCGACGACATCACCAGAATCCTGAAAAAGGCCAAAATGTTCTCAGTCCTAATCCGCCTCCTCAAAACCACCGAAATCATGAACAACATCAACTCACAGCTCATAACAGCCAAGAGTGGCGGCATAACCATCCTTGCACCAGATGATTCTGCCTTTTCCAACCTCAAAGCAGGCTTCCTCAACTCCCTAAACGAAGGCCAGAAAATCGAACTTGTGCAGTTCCACATATTGCCCGAGTTTGTGTCCAGCTCAAACTTTGATTCTCTAAGCAACCCTGTGCAGACAGTGGCCGGTAAAGATCCCGCAAGGCTTCCATTGAACGTGAATGCATTAGGAAACAGTGTCAACATTTCAACCGGGGTCGTCAATGCCACCGTTCTCGGGGTAGTATACTCAGATAACAAACTTGGGATTTATCACGTGGACAAGGTGCTTCTTCCTCTAGATTTCTTTATAACCAATAAGGCTCCAGCTTCAGCTCCATCAACTCTTGCAAAGTCTCCCAAAGCTGCTAAGGATAACTCTTCTGAGGACGATCAAGAAGAAACAAATCAGCATCAGAATAAATCTGGGGCAGTGAGTGTGGTTAGCATTGGTGGAGCAACGTTGATGTCGCTTGCGATAGCTTTGGTTGCAACCATGTTGAGTTGA
- the LOC100793759 gene encoding fasciclin-like arabinogalactan precursor, whose protein sequence is MKQATLFSFSLFLLLSSTTMAISPAPAAAPKTPPTPKATAPSPKPLVPTLPQSPDSPDSVPDDITRILKKAKMFSVLIRLLKTTEIMNNINSQLITAKSGGITILAPDDSAFSNLKAGFLNSLNEGQKIELVQFHILPEFVSSSNFDSLSNPVQTVAGKDPARLPLNVNALGNSVNISTGVVNATILGVVYSDNKLGIYHVDKVLLPLDFFLTNKAPALAPTTLAKAPKAAKQNSSEDDQEETDQNHNKSGAVSLVSLGGAMLMSIGIALVTVATMWS, encoded by the coding sequence ATGAAGCAAGCAACTCTTTTCTCCTTCTCACTCTTCCTACTCCTTTCCTCCACCACCATGGCCATTTCACCAGCACCTGCAGCAGCACCAAAAACACCTCCTACCCCAAAGGCAACAGCACCATCACCAAAACCATTAGTTCCCACACTACCTCAGTCTCCAGACTCTCCTGACTCAGTCCCCGACGACATCACCAGAATCCTGAAAAAGGCAAAAATGTTCTCAGTCCTAATCCGCCTCCTCAAAACCACAGAAATCATGAACAACATCAACTCACAGCTCATAACAGCCAAGAGTGGCGGCATAACCATCCTTGCACCAGATGATTCTGCCTTTTCCAACCTCAAAGCAGGCTTCCTCAACTCCCTAAACGAAGGCCAGAAAATCGAATTAGTGCAGTTCCACATATTGCCAGAGTTTGTGTCGAGCTCAAACTTCGATTCCCTAAGCAACCCTGTGCAGACAGTGGCTGGTAAAGACCCTGCAAGGCTTCCGCTGAATGTGAATGCATTAGGTAACAGTGTCAACATTTCAACTGGGGTAGTCAATGCCACCATTCTCGGAGTAGTCTACTCGGATAACAAGCTTGGCATTTATCATGTGGACAAGGTTCTTCTTCCTCTAGATTTCTTTCTAACCAATAAGGCTCCAGCTTTGGCTCCAACAACTCTTGCAAAGGCTCCTAAAgctgccaagcaaaactcttcTGAGGAtgatcaagaagaaacagaccAAAATCACAATAAATCCGGGGCAGTGAGTTTGGTTAGCCTTGGTGGAGCAATGTTGATGTCGATTGGGATAGCTTTGGTCACAGTGGCAACCATGTGGAGTTGA
- the LOC100794280 gene encoding fasciclin-like arabinogalactan protein 12 → MSSKPSFNKTKTMLKKQSVLSFSLVMLISFMYSTTTLAQLSPASAPLKPPQPAPTIPAAAPQQPLVPSLPQSPSDSTPESTPALDIVGILRKAKSFNILIRLMKTTQLINQLNAQLLTTKSGGITILAPDDSAFSELKAGFLNSLSDGQKLELLQFHVLSDYVSSSNFDTLTNPVRTLAGAKPGKVELNVISYGGSVNISTGEVNTTITGIIYTDKHLAIYKVGKVLLPTDFFAVTKAPAKSPSLAPEPSSDTAKAPKADKDESSSSDSSQVNPTEQNSGTEKIAVYGMWMSLGLGVLLMSVMTT, encoded by the coding sequence ATGTCATCTAAACCTTcttttaacaaaacaaaaaccatgTTGAAGAAGCAATCTGTCTTGTCCTTCTCACTAGTAATGCTAATTTCATTTATGTATTCGACAACCACCTTAGCCCAATTATCACCAGCTTCAGCCCCTCTCAAACCGCCCCAACCTGCTCCTACCATACCAGCTGCGGCTCCTCAACAACCATTGGTTCCCTCATTGCCACAGTCACCAAGTGATTCCACTCCTGAAAGTACTCCAGCACTTGACATTGTTGGAATCCTGAGGAAGGCAAAGTCATTCAACATCCTAATCCGTCTCATGAAAACCACCCAATTGATCAACCAACTCAATGCACAGCTCCTCACTACTAAATCAGGTGGCATTACCATTCTTGCACCTGATGACAGTGCCTTCTCAGAACTCAAAGCAGGGTTTCTCAACTCTCTTTCTGATGGACAAAAGCTCGAGCTCTTACAGTTCCATGTTCTTTCAGACTATGTCTCTAGCTCCAACTTTGATACACTGACGAACCCTGTTAGAACACTAGCAGGGGCTAAACCTGGAAAGGTGGAACTGAATGTGATAAGTTACGGAGGGAGTGTGAACATCTCAACGGGTGAGGTTAACACCACCATCACTGGCATTATATATACCGATAAGCATCTTGCTATTTATAAGGTGGGGAAAGTGCTTCTTCCTACGGACTTCTTTGCAGTTACCAAGGCACCTGCAAAATCACCCTCTTTGGCTCCAGAACCTTCAAGTGACACCGCAAAGGCACCTAAAGCTGATAAGGACGAGTCATCATCTTCAGATTCGTCACAGGTTAATCCCACTGAACAGAACTCTGGCACCGAGAAGATCGCTGTGTACGGAATGTGGATGTCACTTGGACTTGGAGTACTTCTCATGAGTGTGATGACAACATAA